In a single window of the Ancylobacter polymorphus genome:
- a CDS encoding FCD domain-containing protein, giving the protein MSLQPVAVADDESTTLGIEIYARLRRDLIAGHLKPGERLRFRQLSAIYGVGIAPLREALSRLVSDQLVRFEGHRGYTVAPLSLSDLHDLCALRTELSCNALRRAIARGDEDWEAEILAALHRLERTPVPHSVEDRKTVDEWELRHDRFHYSLIAACDSPWLLHFCGALSDHFQRYRRGVIVVTSSSQELLKRVRDQHRTIAEAAIARDAERATAVLAEHFQGSVEVVVRNYEEVSRSLSAGNGDDGN; this is encoded by the coding sequence GTGTCCCTTCAGCCCGTCGCAGTCGCGGACGACGAATCGACAACGCTCGGCATCGAGATTTACGCCCGGCTGCGCCGCGACCTGATCGCCGGACATCTCAAGCCCGGCGAGCGGCTGCGCTTTCGCCAGCTCAGCGCGATCTATGGGGTCGGCATCGCGCCGCTGCGCGAGGCGCTGTCGCGTCTGGTGTCCGACCAGCTGGTGCGTTTCGAAGGCCACCGTGGCTACACCGTCGCCCCGCTCTCGCTGTCGGACCTGCATGATCTGTGCGCGCTGCGCACCGAGTTGAGCTGCAACGCCCTGCGCCGCGCCATCGCCCGTGGCGACGAGGATTGGGAGGCGGAGATTCTTGCCGCCCTGCACCGGCTGGAGCGCACGCCGGTGCCGCATTCGGTCGAGGACCGCAAGACGGTGGACGAATGGGAGCTGCGGCACGACCGCTTCCATTACAGCCTGATCGCCGCCTGCGACTCGCCCTGGCTGCTGCATTTCTGCGGGGCGCTGTCCGATCATTTCCAGCGCTATCGGCGCGGCGTGATCGTCGTCACCTCCTCGTCGCAGGAACTGCTGAAACGCGTGCGCGACCAGCATCGCACCATCGCGGAAGCCGCGATCGCCCGCGACGCGGAGCGCGCCACCGCCGTGCTCGCCGAGCATTTTCAGGGCAGTGTCGAGGTGGTGGTCCGCAACTATGAGGAGGTGTCCCGGAGCCTCTCGGCGGGCAATGGCGACGACGGGAACTAG
- a CDS encoding TetR/AcrR family transcriptional regulator: protein MDGSSSPSAEAAGPVRAARRTRNKPEDRHREFVRKAIELFAEVGFEAGTRELAQRLGVTQPLLYRYFPSKDDLIAAVYQEIYVNRWKSEWREGLMDESRPIRERIVRFYEDYTRTIFTPEWIRIYIFAGLRGVDINRRYAAKVESEILRPIALATRQSFGLSGSEPPRPEEVELAWTLQGGIFYYGVREIVYQFPMPVDRPTMIRNAVDTFLAGVGPVLTQLADQETEDNAKR, encoded by the coding sequence ATGGACGGCTCGTCATCTCCCTCCGCTGAGGCCGCCGGCCCGGTTCGCGCGGCCCGGCGCACCCGCAACAAGCCCGAGGACCGGCATCGCGAATTCGTCCGCAAGGCCATCGAGCTGTTCGCGGAGGTCGGGTTCGAAGCCGGCACCCGCGAACTCGCCCAGCGCCTCGGCGTGACCCAGCCGCTGCTCTACCGCTATTTCCCCAGCAAGGACGACCTGATCGCCGCCGTCTACCAGGAGATCTACGTCAATCGCTGGAAGAGCGAATGGCGCGAGGGGCTGATGGACGAGAGCCGTCCGATCCGCGAGCGCATCGTCCGCTTCTATGAGGACTACACGCGCACCATCTTCACGCCGGAATGGATCCGCATCTACATCTTCGCGGGGCTGCGCGGCGTCGACATCAACCGGCGCTATGCGGCGAAGGTGGAGAGCGAAATCCTCCGGCCCATCGCCTTGGCGACCCGGCAGAGTTTCGGGCTCAGCGGGTCCGAACCGCCGAGGCCGGAAGAGGTCGAATTGGCCTGGACCCTCCAGGGCGGCATCTTCTATTACGGCGTCCGCGAGATCGTGTACCAGTTCCCGATGCCTGTCGACCGGCCGACCATGATCCGCAATGCGGTCGACACCTTCCTCGCCGGCGTCGGCCCGGTTCTGACGCAACTCGCCGATCAGGAAACCGAGGATAACGCCAAGCGCTAG
- a CDS encoding acyl-CoA dehydrogenase family protein codes for MRDTISAPALARSPVERRHDELLGRAVELASVFAERAPRTEDLRRLPPESERDLHESGLYRMLQPQAVGGAELGYESLITIGAALAAGCASTAWNLTNLASHHWMLAMFPPAAQDRVWNEDRDALIASSFVFPAARVAKAPGGYVLSGRWPFSSGVDVCGWNMLAGIVREDGAAPDHRVFLLPRTDYRILDTWQVTGLKGTGSNDVVCEEVFVPEEMTVSVAHLKGGGTPGAERHPAPLYRLPVFALFPAILSGVGLGNGEGALTDHVASTRMRAARYSGARLAELQSVQIHIGSAATRLSHARRMMLAICQEAMRDAARGHVPDPVTKFAYRRDLAFATGLTTQAVDEINGAGGAQALYLSGSAQRRFRDAHAISAHIAFSTDVANAAFGRLALGMEADNPAV; via the coding sequence ATGCGCGACACGATCTCGGCGCCCGCCCTCGCCCGCTCGCCGGTGGAGCGACGCCACGATGAACTGCTCGGGCGCGCCGTCGAGCTCGCCTCGGTGTTTGCCGAACGCGCCCCGCGCACCGAGGATTTGCGGCGCCTGCCACCGGAGAGCGAGCGCGATCTGCATGAGAGCGGCCTCTACCGGATGCTGCAGCCGCAGGCGGTCGGCGGCGCCGAACTCGGTTATGAAAGCCTGATCACCATCGGCGCCGCGCTCGCCGCCGGCTGCGCTTCGACGGCGTGGAACCTCACCAACCTCGCCAGCCATCACTGGATGCTGGCCATGTTCCCGCCGGCCGCGCAGGACCGCGTCTGGAACGAGGACCGCGACGCGCTGATCGCCTCCTCCTTCGTCTTTCCCGCCGCCAGGGTCGCCAAGGCGCCGGGCGGCTATGTGCTTTCCGGGCGCTGGCCCTTCTCCTCGGGCGTCGATGTCTGCGGCTGGAACATGCTCGCCGGCATCGTGCGCGAGGACGGCGCGGCGCCGGACCACCGCGTGTTCCTGCTCCCCCGCACGGACTATCGGATTCTCGATACGTGGCAGGTCACGGGGCTCAAGGGCACCGGCTCCAACGACGTGGTGTGCGAAGAGGTTTTCGTGCCGGAGGAGATGACCGTCTCCGTCGCGCATCTGAAAGGCGGGGGCACGCCGGGCGCCGAGCGGCATCCCGCGCCGCTCTACCGCCTGCCGGTGTTCGCCCTGTTCCCGGCCATCCTCTCGGGTGTCGGGCTCGGCAATGGCGAAGGCGCGCTCACCGATCACGTCGCGTCCACCCGCATGCGGGCGGCGCGCTACAGCGGCGCGCGGCTGGCCGAACTGCAGAGCGTGCAGATTCACATTGGCAGCGCCGCGACCCGGCTGTCCCACGCCCGGCGCATGATGCTGGCGATCTGTCAGGAGGCGATGCGCGATGCCGCGCGCGGGCATGTCCCCGACCCGGTGACGAAATTCGCCTATCGCCGGGATCTGGCCTTCGCCACCGGCTTGACGACGCAGGCGGTGGACGAAATCAATGGCGCAGGCGGCGCGCAGGCGCTCTATCTCTCGGGCAGCGCGCAGCGCCGCTTTCGCGACGCCCATGCTATAAGCGCCCATATCGCCTTCAGCACCGATGTCGCAAACGCCGCTTTCGGCCGCCTTGCGCTCGGTATGGAAGCCGACAACCCGGCCGTGTGA
- a CDS encoding VOC family protein, which yields MPATGLNHLSIGARDVEESVRFYVELFGMEIIPTYNFGFRTQYLRCGNQQLHIFGLPDTTPHYQHFALNVDDFMGVYERARDSGLIDHTTFGNGVNEMPDGTVQLYLRDPGGNLVEVDWPDVSSLDTSRIPELKRLADRFEQVGENLEATLYLDRRRRV from the coding sequence ATGCCCGCCACCGGCCTGAACCATCTCTCGATCGGCGCCCGCGATGTCGAGGAGTCCGTCCGCTTCTATGTCGAGCTGTTCGGGATGGAGATCATCCCGACCTATAATTTCGGCTTCCGCACCCAGTATCTGCGCTGCGGAAACCAGCAGCTGCACATCTTCGGCCTGCCCGACACCACGCCGCACTACCAGCATTTCGCTCTCAACGTGGACGACTTCATGGGCGTGTATGAACGGGCGCGCGACTCGGGCCTCATCGACCACACGACCTTCGGCAATGGCGTGAACGAGATGCCCGACGGCACGGTGCAGCTTTATCTGCGCGACCCCGGCGGCAATCTCGTCGAGGTCGACTGGCCGGATGTTTCCAGCCTCGACACCTCGCGGATTCCCGAGCTCAAGCGCCTCGCCGACCGCTTTGAACAGGTCGGCGAAAATCTTGAGGCGACCCTTTACCTCGACCGCCGCCGGCGCGTGTGA
- the hisD gene encoding histidinol dehydrogenase encodes MPRHLKTARSSAERADADAQVRATVETILKEIETGGDAAVRAYSECFDKWSPASFRLSEPEIEAALSKVSKSDLDDIRFAQAQVRNFAQKQRACITDLEVETLPGVVLGHRNVPVERVGCYVPGGKYPMVASAHMSVVTAKVAGVKSVVAAAPPFHNGPHPAIVAAMHLAGADEILVLGGVQAVAAMALGTETVAPVDMLVGPGNAFVAEAKRQLYGRVGIDLFAGPTETLVIADDTVDAEICATDLLGQAEHGPTSPAVLLTTSETLARATLAEIERLLDILPTREIASASWRDFGEVIVCDSLDEMVAEADRIASEHVQVMTADPDYFLNNMRNYGALFLGPRTNVAYGDKVIGTNHTLPTKKAARYTGGLWVGKFLKTCTYQKVTSDAASAEIGAYCSRLCVLEGFLGHAEQANVRVRRYGGGNVDYAAAAAPGVG; translated from the coding sequence ATGCCCCGCCATTTGAAGACCGCCCGTTCCAGCGCGGAGCGGGCCGACGCCGATGCGCAGGTACGCGCCACGGTCGAGACCATCCTGAAGGAGATCGAGACCGGCGGCGACGCGGCGGTCCGCGCCTATTCCGAGTGTTTCGACAAATGGTCGCCGGCGAGCTTCAGGCTGTCCGAGCCGGAGATCGAAGCGGCGCTGTCGAAGGTCTCGAAATCCGATCTCGACGACATCCGCTTCGCCCAGGCACAGGTGCGCAACTTCGCCCAGAAGCAGCGCGCCTGCATCACCGACCTTGAGGTGGAAACCCTCCCGGGCGTGGTTCTCGGCCACCGCAATGTGCCGGTGGAGCGTGTCGGCTGCTATGTGCCGGGCGGCAAATATCCCATGGTCGCCTCTGCCCATATGAGCGTGGTCACCGCCAAGGTCGCCGGCGTGAAGAGCGTCGTGGCGGCGGCCCCGCCCTTCCACAACGGACCGCATCCCGCCATCGTCGCGGCGATGCATCTGGCGGGAGCCGACGAGATTCTCGTGCTCGGCGGCGTTCAGGCCGTGGCCGCGATGGCGCTCGGCACCGAGACGGTCGCCCCGGTCGACATGCTGGTGGGGCCGGGCAACGCCTTCGTCGCCGAGGCCAAGCGTCAGCTTTATGGCCGCGTCGGCATCGACCTGTTCGCCGGCCCGACCGAGACGCTGGTGATCGCCGACGACACCGTCGATGCCGAGATCTGCGCGACCGATCTTCTGGGGCAGGCCGAACACGGGCCGACCTCACCGGCCGTGCTGCTCACCACGTCCGAGACGCTGGCGCGCGCGACCCTGGCGGAAATTGAGCGACTGCTCGACATCCTGCCGACCCGCGAGATCGCCTCGGCGTCCTGGCGCGATTTCGGCGAGGTGATCGTCTGCGACAGCCTCGACGAGATGGTGGCGGAAGCCGACCGCATCGCATCCGAGCATGTGCAGGTTATGACCGCCGACCCCGACTACTTCCTGAACAACATGCGCAATTACGGCGCGCTGTTCCTTGGCCCGCGCACCAATGTCGCCTATGGCGACAAGGTGATCGGCACCAACCACACGCTGCCGACCAAGAAGGCGGCGCGCTACACCGGCGGGCTCTGGGTCGGCAAATTCCTCAAGACCTGCACCTATCAGAAGGTGACCAGCGACGCGGCGAGCGCGGAAATCGGCGCGTACTGCTCGCGGCTCTGCGTGCTCGAAGGCTTCCTCGGCCATGCCGAGCAGGCCAATGTCCGGGTGCGCCGCTATGGCGGCGGCAATGTCGACTATGCGGCGGCGGCGGCCCCCGGGGTCGGGTGA
- a CDS encoding polysaccharide deacetylase family protein has translation MSLLSERAPYLAFPDRPRLHLPDDARVAVWIIVNVEEWSIARAMPRTVLPPPMGQPLMPDLPNWAWHEYGMRVGFWRLLKAIESRGLRATFAVNGHVCRSYERVARAARDAGWEFMGHGYVQQPMHQAEDQRKAIFDTVEAIRDFTGRPPPGWESPGLTENEATLDLLKEAGVGYVANWVIDDLPLELATAHGPMLSVPYSVETNDIVVHAVQHQPSDAFLRRCTLQFDRLWEEGAENAKVMAISTHPYLTGVPHRIGYFEQLLDYVRTRPQVAMMTGEAIADWYRTASR, from the coding sequence ATGAGTCTTCTCAGCGAACGCGCGCCTTATCTCGCCTTTCCGGACCGGCCGCGCCTGCATCTGCCCGATGATGCCCGCGTCGCGGTGTGGATCATCGTCAATGTCGAGGAATGGTCCATCGCCCGGGCCATGCCGCGCACCGTGCTGCCGCCGCCCATGGGTCAGCCGCTGATGCCCGATCTGCCCAACTGGGCCTGGCATGAATACGGCATGCGGGTCGGCTTCTGGCGGCTGCTCAAAGCCATCGAATCCCGCGGGCTGCGCGCCACTTTCGCGGTGAACGGCCATGTCTGCCGTTCCTATGAGCGGGTGGCGCGGGCGGCGCGCGATGCCGGCTGGGAGTTCATGGGCCACGGCTATGTGCAGCAGCCCATGCATCAGGCGGAGGACCAGCGCAAAGCAATCTTCGACACGGTGGAGGCGATCCGCGATTTCACCGGCCGCCCGCCGCCGGGCTGGGAGAGTCCTGGCCTTACCGAAAACGAGGCGACGCTCGACCTGCTGAAGGAGGCGGGCGTCGGCTATGTCGCCAATTGGGTGATCGACGACCTGCCGCTGGAACTCGCCACCGCCCATGGGCCGATGCTGTCGGTGCCCTATTCGGTGGAGACCAACGACATCGTCGTGCATGCCGTGCAGCATCAGCCTTCCGACGCCTTTCTGCGCCGCTGCACGCTGCAGTTCGACCGGTTGTGGGAGGAGGGCGCGGAGAACGCCAAGGTGATGGCGATCAGCACCCACCCCTATCTCACCGGCGTGCCGCACCGTATCGGCTATTTCGAACAGCTGCTGGACTATGTGCGGACCCGGCCGCAGGTGGCGATGATGACCGGCGAGGCGATCGCCGATTGGTATCGCACGGCGAGCCGTTAA
- a CDS encoding ABC transporter permease — MTMAQARDIAPDRPAGKVTAPRPARAVSAKTVDTLVQIAVVALLAGIWEFGARFGALNPFLLPPLSVVLGRIWEDVLAGTVLVDLGLTLYRALLGFVIGAAIGIPAGILMARSAVMRWFLDPLVSVGFPMPKIAFLPIFILWFDIYDTSKIIMVAFSCFFPIVAATYAGCSGLDKWPIWSARSLGARERALLWEVYLPMAMPQIITGLQVALPTGMITTIVTEMLMGGRGVGGSMIMAGRFADSVGVFAGIVQIILLGFIVVKSLEIVRRRLLVWHPESRR, encoded by the coding sequence ATGACCATGGCTCAGGCCCGCGACATCGCTCCCGACAGGCCCGCCGGGAAGGTGACGGCGCCGCGTCCGGCACGCGCGGTCTCAGCGAAGACGGTCGACACCCTCGTTCAGATCGCGGTGGTCGCCCTGCTTGCCGGCATCTGGGAGTTCGGCGCACGCTTCGGCGCGCTCAATCCTTTCCTGCTGCCGCCACTTAGCGTGGTGCTGGGGCGGATCTGGGAGGATGTGCTCGCGGGCACCGTGCTGGTCGATCTCGGCCTCACGCTCTATCGGGCCCTGCTCGGCTTCGTCATCGGCGCGGCGATCGGCATTCCCGCCGGCATTCTCATGGCGCGCTCGGCGGTGATGCGCTGGTTCCTCGACCCGCTGGTGTCCGTCGGCTTCCCGATGCCGAAGATCGCCTTTCTGCCGATCTTCATCCTGTGGTTCGACATTTACGACACGTCGAAGATCATCATGGTGGCGTTCTCCTGCTTCTTCCCGATCGTCGCGGCCACCTATGCCGGCTGCTCCGGCCTCGACAAATGGCCGATCTGGTCGGCCCGGTCGCTGGGCGCCAGGGAGCGCGCCTTGCTGTGGGAGGTGTATCTGCCCATGGCCATGCCGCAGATCATCACCGGCCTCCAGGTCGCCTTGCCGACCGGCATGATCACTACCATCGTCACAGAGATGCTGATGGGTGGACGCGGGGTGGGCGGCTCGATGATCATGGCCGGGCGCTTCGCCGACTCGGTCGGCGTGTTCGCTGGCATCGTCCAGATCATCCTTCTCGGTTTCATCGTGGTGAAGAGTCTCGAAATCGTCCGCCGCCGCCTGCTGGTCTGGCATCCCGAGAGCCGGCGGTGA
- a CDS encoding ABC transporter permease, which yields MSDISAGRRRSADFGYTLIDTAFRFSPLLLLAFFWEFLGLSGIVSQQMLPGLGEVFSAFVEMLVNGDLPYNTARSISRAAAGLGGAVIVGVIVGLMMAQFRPARLLVNPIVQIFYPMPKSALIPVVMIWLGLGDSSKILLIFLGCLLPVVVGTYNGARGVNPFLLWSAASLGASRFDVLREVVLRGAMPDILNGCRTALAFSFILMVSSEFVIATDGVGFMISSLGDGGQYPAMFAAIFFVAGIGFAADRLYAMFARRSLRWREA from the coding sequence ATGAGCGACATCTCCGCCGGCCGGCGGCGCTCCGCCGACTTTGGCTACACCCTCATCGACACGGCGTTCCGCTTCTCGCCGCTTCTTCTGCTGGCGTTCTTCTGGGAGTTCCTGGGCCTCAGTGGCATCGTCTCGCAGCAGATGCTGCCGGGGCTCGGCGAGGTGTTTTCCGCCTTCGTCGAGATGCTGGTCAATGGCGACCTGCCCTACAACACCGCCCGCTCGATCAGCCGCGCGGCGGCAGGACTGGGCGGTGCGGTGATTGTGGGCGTGATCGTCGGGCTGATGATGGCGCAGTTCCGCCCCGCCCGGCTGCTGGTCAATCCGATCGTGCAGATCTTCTATCCCATGCCGAAATCCGCTCTGATCCCCGTGGTCATGATCTGGCTGGGCCTCGGGGATTCCTCCAAGATCCTGCTGATCTTTCTCGGCTGCCTGCTCCCGGTCGTGGTCGGCACGTATAATGGCGCGCGAGGCGTCAACCCGTTCCTGCTGTGGTCGGCGGCAAGCCTCGGTGCCTCGCGCTTCGACGTGCTGCGTGAAGTGGTGCTGCGCGGGGCGATGCCGGACATTCTCAACGGCTGCCGCACCGCGCTCGCCTTCTCCTTCATCCTGATGGTGAGCTCGGAATTCGTCATCGCCACCGACGGCGTCGGCTTCATGATTTCCTCGCTCGGCGATGGCGGTCAGTATCCGGCCATGTTCGCCGCCATCTTTTTCGTCGCCGGCATCGGTTTCGCGGCGGATCGCCTGTACGCGATGTTCGCCCGGCGTTCGCTGCGCTGGAGGGAGGCGTGA
- a CDS encoding ABC transporter ATP-binding protein translates to MSRTDASAAPRQGAHLASGISIRDVSHSYGGQGGGVLALDGINLEIGDGEFHCLLGPSGCGKSTLLYLVGGFIPVQSGTISTAAGPVTAPGPDRSIVFQNFALFPWKTVKDNVLYGLKKAGYPSAERGPRAQHYIDMVHLSGFENAYPSQLSGGMQQRAAIARTLAVDPGILLMDEPFGALDAQTRRVMQEELRAIWRESRKTVVFVTHDVQEAVFLADRISIMSARPGRIQHVIDVNLPKERGEEILENRDFIGLSEHIWRLVREQAVAATRGVH, encoded by the coding sequence ATGAGCAGGACCGACGCATCGGCCGCCCCGCGACAGGGCGCCCATCTCGCCAGCGGCATCTCGATCCGCGATGTGTCGCACAGCTATGGCGGGCAGGGCGGCGGGGTGTTGGCTCTGGACGGCATCAATCTCGAAATCGGCGATGGCGAGTTCCATTGCCTGCTCGGCCCCTCGGGCTGCGGCAAGAGCACGCTGCTCTATCTGGTCGGTGGCTTCATCCCGGTGCAATCCGGGACCATCTCCACCGCCGCCGGCCCGGTGACGGCGCCGGGGCCGGACCGCAGCATCGTGTTCCAGAACTTCGCGCTGTTCCCGTGGAAGACGGTGAAGGACAATGTACTCTACGGTCTGAAGAAAGCCGGCTATCCCAGCGCCGAGCGCGGGCCACGCGCCCAGCACTATATCGACATGGTGCATCTCAGCGGCTTCGAGAACGCCTACCCCTCGCAGCTGTCCGGCGGCATGCAGCAGCGCGCCGCCATCGCCCGCACGCTCGCGGTCGATCCGGGTATCCTGCTGATGGACGAACCGTTCGGCGCGCTCGACGCCCAGACAAGGCGCGTGATGCAGGAAGAGCTGCGCGCGATCTGGCGCGAGAGCCGCAAGACCGTGGTGTTCGTGACCCATGACGTGCAGGAAGCGGTGTTCCTCGCCGACCGCATCTCGATCATGAGCGCGCGGCCGGGCCGCATCCAGCACGTCATCGATGTCAACCTGCCCAAGGAGCGCGGCGAGGAAATCCTCGAAAATCGCGACTTCATCGGGCTCAGCGAGCACATCTGGCGTCTCGTGCGCGAGCAGGCAGTGGCGGCGACGCGGGGGGTGCATTGA
- a CDS encoding ABC transporter substrate-binding protein: MATRRGALALAAAMAALILAPGGLTPAKADPVKIRIGWSTMPGHLIPVLYSKPDILKYYGKSYTVEPIRFRGSSPQITAMAANEIDMAAFGPLVLALAATNARLDVKVVADIIQDGVGDSHSETFMVRADSGINSIADMKGKRVGTNAIGSASDTGIRAMFRKNNMQDKRDYTMVEVAFPNIPAMLDEKKIDLGTVLQPMSKQLLATGNYKVLFTSKDAMGPSQLVFLVANGKFLADNRPAMMDFFEDHVRAVRWFTDPKNHDEAVKIIANFMQQPPESLSYLFTNEDYFRDPFMVPNVKAIQESIDIAVDLGLAQRGIKVEPDYVDLSFVKEAQKRIEASQ, encoded by the coding sequence ATGGCAACACGACGCGGCGCCCTGGCGCTCGCGGCCGCGATGGCGGCCCTCATCCTCGCCCCCGGCGGGCTGACCCCGGCAAAGGCGGACCCGGTCAAGATCCGCATCGGCTGGTCCACCATGCCGGGCCATCTCATTCCGGTGCTCTACAGCAAGCCGGACATCCTCAAATATTACGGCAAAAGCTACACGGTGGAGCCCATTCGGTTCCGCGGGTCCTCGCCGCAGATCACCGCCATGGCGGCGAACGAGATCGACATGGCCGCCTTCGGCCCGCTGGTGCTCGCGCTCGCCGCGACCAATGCCCGGCTCGACGTGAAGGTGGTGGCCGACATCATCCAGGACGGCGTCGGCGACAGCCACAGCGAGACCTTCATGGTCCGCGCCGATTCCGGCATCAACAGCATCGCCGACATGAAGGGCAAGCGGGTCGGCACCAACGCCATCGGCTCGGCGTCCGACACCGGCATCCGCGCCATGTTCCGCAAGAACAACATGCAGGACAAGCGCGACTACACGATGGTCGAGGTCGCCTTCCCCAACATCCCGGCGATGCTCGACGAGAAGAAGATCGACCTCGGCACCGTGCTGCAGCCGATGTCGAAGCAGCTGCTGGCCACCGGCAATTACAAGGTGCTGTTCACCTCCAAGGATGCGATGGGGCCGTCGCAGCTCGTCTTTCTCGTCGCCAATGGCAAATTCCTCGCGGATAACCGCCCGGCGATGATGGACTTCTTCGAGGACCATGTGCGCGCCGTGCGCTGGTTCACCGACCCGAAGAACCATGACGAGGCGGTGAAGATCATCGCCAACTTCATGCAGCAGCCGCCGGAGTCGCTGAGCTACCTGTTCACCAACGAAGACTATTTCCGCGATCCCTTCATGGTGCCGAATGTGAAGGCGATTCAGGAAAGCATCGATATTGCGGTCGATCTCGGCCTCGCCCAGCGCGGCATCAAGGTCGAACCCGATTATGTCGACCTCAGCTTCGTCAAGGAGGCACAGAAGCGGATCGAGGCGAGCCAATGA
- a CDS encoding SDR family oxidoreductase — translation MPASAMPVSAMPSSAAPRTLIVTGGSKGIGAAIAHAAGAAGYRVALTYKEDAAGAEAVAEAVTTAGGDAFIVKADIAEEADVLALFRTVEARFGPPDVLVNNAGGVGPLGRVEAITARALTDIMAVNVVGSFLCCREAVKRMSTRHGGRGGVIINMSSRAAELGGAGEWVHYAASKGAVDSLTIGLAREVAAEGIRVNAVAPGLIATNLHAAAGAPERLERLGPLIPMQRPGTAGEVADVVMWLASPASAYVTGAIIPVGGGR, via the coding sequence ATGCCTGCATCCGCCATGCCTGTATCAGCCATGCCGTCATCCGCCGCGCCGCGAACCCTCATCGTCACGGGAGGCTCCAAGGGCATCGGTGCGGCCATCGCCCATGCCGCTGGTGCCGCCGGTTACCGGGTCGCCCTCACCTACAAGGAGGACGCGGCCGGCGCCGAAGCGGTTGCCGAGGCCGTCACGACGGCCGGCGGCGACGCGTTCATCGTCAAGGCGGATATCGCCGAAGAGGCCGATGTCCTCGCGCTGTTCCGCACGGTGGAGGCCCGGTTCGGCCCGCCCGACGTGCTGGTCAACAATGCCGGCGGTGTCGGCCCGCTCGGCCGGGTCGAGGCGATCACCGCCCGCGCGCTGACCGACATCATGGCGGTGAACGTCGTCGGCAGCTTCCTGTGCTGCCGGGAGGCGGTGAAGCGCATGTCGACGCGCCATGGCGGGCGCGGCGGTGTCATCATCAACATGTCCTCGCGCGCCGCTGAACTCGGCGGTGCCGGCGAGTGGGTGCATTATGCCGCCAGCAAGGGTGCGGTGGACAGCCTCACCATCGGCCTTGCACGCGAGGTGGCGGCGGAAGGCATTCGCGTCAACGCCGTCGCGCCAGGGCTCATCGCCACCAATCTGCACGCCGCCGCCGGCGCGCCCGAGCGGCTGGAGCGGCTCGGGCCGCTGATTCCGATGCAGCGTCCCGGCACGGCAGGGGAAGTTGCCGATGTCGTGATGTGGCTGGCCTCGCCGGCCAGCGCCTATGTCACGGGCGCGATTATTCCCGTCGGCGGAGGACGTTAG
- a CDS encoding Gfo/Idh/MocA family protein yields MLRTAIIGLGRWGQSLVRSVQGKSDLIRFTCAATGTRAKAEGFASSAGLELKDSLEAVLADPSVEAVVLATPHLQHAEQVARAAEAGKHIFVEKPFTLTKASAQHAVAAAERAGVTLALGHNRRFHPHMNRLRALVRAGELGTVLHCHGEMASPTGLFLPPGGWRTDPDQSPAGGMTGLGIHLVDGMIDLFGAVEAVACQSVHRAAPSGTDDTTSVLLRFRSGQTGSLLAFTTAAPTYRFMVAGSAATATITGATLDDFSLQPVPAASGAPAAPATQDTIAGFDTLRAELDAFARAAQGGTPYPLTSAEMIHGVAVLEAIIAAVGTDRFVAVA; encoded by the coding sequence ATGCTGCGCACCGCAATCATCGGGCTCGGCCGCTGGGGCCAGTCTCTCGTCCGTTCGGTGCAGGGGAAAAGCGACCTCATCCGCTTCACCTGCGCCGCGACCGGGACCCGCGCCAAGGCGGAGGGCTTCGCGTCCTCCGCCGGCCTCGAACTCAAGGACAGCCTTGAGGCCGTGCTCGCCGACCCGTCGGTCGAGGCGGTGGTGCTGGCGACGCCGCATCTCCAGCACGCCGAGCAGGTCGCGCGGGCGGCGGAAGCGGGCAAGCACATCTTCGTCGAAAAGCCCTTCACCCTGACGAAGGCGAGCGCCCAGCACGCCGTGGCCGCAGCGGAGCGCGCCGGGGTGACGCTGGCGCTCGGCCATAACCGGCGCTTCCATCCCCACATGAACCGGCTGCGTGCTCTCGTGCGGGCGGGCGAACTCGGCACGGTGCTGCATTGCCATGGCGAAATGGCCTCGCCGACCGGGCTGTTCCTGCCGCCCGGCGGGTGGCGCACCGATCCCGATCAGTCGCCGGCCGGCGGGATGACCGGGCTCGGCATCCACCTCGTGGATGGCATGATCGACCTGTTCGGCGCGGTGGAGGCCGTGGCCTGCCAGAGCGTTCACCGCGCCGCGCCCTCGGGCACGGACGATACCACCTCGGTGCTGCTGCGCTTCCGGAGCGGACAGACCGGCTCGCTGCTCGCCTTCACCACCGCGGCGCCGACCTATCGCTTCATGGTCGCTGGCTCGGCCGCGACCGCGACCATTACCGGGGCGACGCTGGACGATTTCAGCCTGCAGCCGGTACCGGCCGCATCCGGCGCGCCGGCGGCGCCAGCGACGCAGGACACGATCGCCGGCTTCGATACGTTGCGGGCGGAGCTCGACGCCTTTGCGCGGGCCGCCCAAGGCGGCACGCCTTATCCCCTGACATCCGCCGAGATGATCCACGGCGTCGCGGTGCTGGAAGCCATCATTGCCGCCGTCGGCACGGACCGCTTCGTCGCCGTCGCCTGA